One window of Paenibacillus albicereus genomic DNA carries:
- a CDS encoding GH12 family glycosyl hydrolase domain-containing protein, which yields MKKRTRLTAFLSLLIGSLLLSATAFAAVWTSSDQWGNWSNGGYTVYNNIWGSGAGTQTIWADSYSKWGVTANHPNTGGIKSYPNSTRPINTQLSALSSLKSSFNVTVPSSGSSFVAAYDIWTGNNAHEIMLWMNKQGAVGPIAGSWDSSGNPVANFTNVSVGGHTWNVYKGSNGSNDVFSFVRTSNTSSGTVDVLAILNWCKSKGWMGSEIVNSVQFGYEITSAPNATFTTNSYSVSFS from the coding sequence ATGAAAAAAAGAACGCGCCTGACCGCCTTCCTCAGCCTGCTGATCGGCTCGCTGCTGCTGTCCGCCACCGCCTTCGCCGCCGTCTGGACGAGCTCGGACCAATGGGGCAACTGGTCGAACGGCGGGTATACCGTCTACAACAACATCTGGGGCAGCGGGGCAGGCACGCAGACGATCTGGGCCGACTCGTACAGCAAATGGGGCGTGACCGCCAACCATCCGAACACGGGCGGCATCAAGTCGTACCCGAACAGCACGCGTCCGATCAACACGCAGCTGTCGGCGCTGAGCAGCCTCAAGAGCTCCTTCAACGTCACCGTGCCCTCGAGCGGCTCGAGCTTCGTCGCCGCCTACGACATCTGGACCGGCAACAACGCGCATGAGATCATGCTGTGGATGAACAAGCAAGGCGCCGTCGGTCCGATCGCCGGCTCGTGGGACTCCAGCGGCAACCCGGTCGCGAACTTCACGAACGTGAGCGTCGGCGGCCATACATGGAACGTGTACAAGGGCAGCAACGGCTCCAACGACGTGTTCTCCTTCGTCCGCACGAGCAACACGAGCTCCGGCACGGTCGACGTGCTCGCCATCCTGAACTGGTGCAAGTCCAAGGGGTGGATGGGCAGCGAGATCGTGAACAGCGTGCAGTTCGGCTACGAGATCACGTCCGCGCCGAACGCTACGTTCACGACGAACAGCTACTCCGTCAGCTTCTCGTAA